One window from the genome of uncultured Tateyamaria sp. encodes:
- a CDS encoding FAD-dependent monooxygenase gives MADITTDVLIIGTGPAGSATAALLSTYGIENMVVNRYRWLANSPRAHITNQRTMEVLRDLGREVEDEAYMHATEQDLMGSNVFCESLTGEELGRIQTWGTHPLSRAEHDLSSPSKMNDLPQTFMEPLLFKTACSRGTQARMSCEYQSHEADGEGVTTTLLDRLTNKTFTVRSRYLVGADGGNSQVTENTGLPIEGKMGVAGSINLLFKADLSQHVAHRPSVLYWVMQPGSNVGGIGMGVVRMVRPWTEWLAIWGYDIDGERPELNEDEAKKIIRDLVGDPDLDIEMQGISYWTVNDAYATQLSKGRVFIMGDAAHRHPPSNGLGSNTSIQDAFNLSWKLAAVLKGQAGTGLLDSYNTERAPVAKQIVTRANQSIGEFGPIFEALGLIGHTDPDVMQANMDKRCDSTPEAEAQRAALRESIAFKKYEFDAHGVEMNQRYRSDAVVTDGQMEPAFDLDHELHYQPTTWPGARLPHVWLYDAQGARHSTLDLTGGGFALLTGLNGRAWAEAATQVAADMGIRLSTHVIGPRQPLIDHTGDWARAREVGEAGCVLVRPDHHVAWRAEGLSDDPRADLDRVLRAILARNTQQEAIA, from the coding sequence ATGGCCGACATCACAACAGACGTCCTGATCATCGGAACAGGCCCCGCCGGATCCGCCACGGCGGCGCTTCTGTCGACCTACGGCATCGAAAACATGGTGGTGAACCGCTATCGCTGGCTGGCCAACAGCCCCCGTGCGCACATCACCAACCAGCGCACGATGGAGGTGCTGCGCGATCTGGGCCGCGAGGTCGAGGACGAGGCTTACATGCACGCCACCGAACAGGACCTGATGGGGTCGAACGTGTTCTGCGAAAGCCTCACGGGCGAGGAACTGGGCCGCATCCAGACCTGGGGCACGCACCCGCTGTCCCGCGCCGAACACGACCTGTCTTCGCCCAGCAAGATGAACGATCTGCCGCAGACCTTCATGGAACCGCTGCTGTTCAAGACCGCCTGTTCGCGCGGGACGCAGGCGCGCATGTCCTGCGAATACCAAAGCCACGAGGCAGACGGCGAAGGCGTCACAACCACGCTGCTTGATCGGCTCACGAACAAGACGTTTACCGTGCGGTCCAGGTATCTGGTCGGCGCCGACGGCGGCAATTCGCAAGTCACCGAAAACACCGGTCTGCCCATCGAAGGCAAGATGGGCGTCGCGGGGTCCATCAACCTGCTGTTCAAGGCGGACCTCAGCCAACATGTCGCCCATCGCCCATCCGTTCTCTATTGGGTCATGCAGCCGGGTTCGAATGTTGGCGGCATCGGCATGGGGGTTGTGCGGATGGTGCGCCCCTGGACCGAATGGCTTGCCATCTGGGGCTACGATATCGATGGTGAACGGCCCGAGCTGAATGAGGACGAGGCCAAGAAAATCATTCGTGACCTCGTGGGTGATCCGGACCTCGACATCGAAATGCAGGGCATCAGCTACTGGACGGTGAACGACGCCTATGCCACGCAACTCAGCAAGGGCCGGGTGTTCATCATGGGCGACGCGGCCCACCGGCATCCGCCGTCGAATGGGTTGGGCTCCAACACCTCGATCCAGGACGCCTTCAACCTGTCCTGGAAACTCGCCGCCGTGCTCAAGGGGCAGGCGGGCACGGGGCTTTTGGACAGCTACAACACCGAACGCGCGCCCGTGGCGAAACAGATCGTGACCCGCGCCAATCAGTCCATCGGCGAATTCGGCCCCATCTTCGAGGCCCTTGGCCTGATCGGCCACACCGACCCGGACGTGATGCAGGCCAACATGGACAAGCGCTGCGACAGCACGCCCGAGGCCGAGGCCCAGCGGGCCGCCCTGCGCGAGTCCATTGCGTTCAAGAAATACGAATTTGACGCGCACGGGGTCGAGATGAACCAGCGCTATCGCTCGGATGCGGTGGTGACGGACGGGCAGATGGAACCGGCCTTCGATCTGGATCACGAACTGCACTACCAGCCCACCACGTGGCCGGGGGCGCGGCTGCCGCATGTCTGGCTCTATGATGCGCAGGGGGCCAGGCATTCGACGCTCGACTTGACCGGGGGCGGCTTTGCGCTGCTCACCGGCCTGAACGGTCGCGCCTGGGCAGAGGCGGCGACACAGGTTGCCGCGGACATGGGCATCCGGCTTTCGACCCATGTCATCGGGCCACGCCAGCCGCTGATCGATCACACGGGCGATTGGGCCCGTGCCCGCGAAGTGGGCGAAGCGGGCTGTGTCCTTGTGCGCCCCGACCACCATGTCGCCTGGCGCGCCGAAGGCCTGTCAGACGATCCCAGGGCCGACCTTGACCGCGTGCTGCGCGCGATCCTGGCCCGGAACACCCAACAGGAGGCTATCGCATGA
- a CDS encoding maleylacetate reductase: MHSTATLQPTRVLFGAGLRHTVADEVARLGCHKALVLSTPQQCDSAMQVAEALGDKAAGIFARATMHTPVNVTEDAVGHLTDVQADCVIAIGGGSTTGLGKAIAYRTDVPQIVIPTTYAGSEATAILGQTENGIKTTFTDARVQPEVILYDPELVTSLPAAMTVTSALNAIAHAAEALYAQNRTDRSDALAVEGMRHFAEGLPMVLDNPADTVARERTLRGAYACGAVLGQVGMALHHKLCHTLGGSLDLPHADTHAIILPHAIHYNAQAVPGLLAPVTDIFGAPAPGPALHAFATRMNAPLALRDLGVRAADLDRAADLATQKPYPNPAPVTRDGIRTLLQAAWEGTPPQR, from the coding sequence ATGCACAGCACCGCCACCCTCCAACCCACCCGCGTCCTGTTTGGTGCCGGTCTGCGCCACACCGTGGCCGATGAAGTGGCCCGGCTGGGCTGTCACAAGGCGTTGGTCCTGTCCACGCCACAGCAATGCGACAGCGCCATGCAGGTGGCCGAAGCGCTGGGCGACAAGGCCGCGGGCATCTTTGCACGTGCCACCATGCACACCCCCGTCAATGTTACCGAAGATGCGGTCGGGCACCTCACGGATGTGCAGGCCGACTGCGTGATCGCCATCGGCGGCGGGTCGACCACCGGGTTGGGCAAAGCCATCGCATACCGCACCGATGTGCCACAGATCGTGATCCCGACCACCTATGCCGGGTCCGAAGCGACGGCGATCCTCGGGCAAACGGAAAACGGGATCAAAACCACGTTCACCGATGCGCGGGTACAGCCCGAAGTCATCCTCTATGACCCCGAACTGGTCACATCCCTGCCGGCCGCTATGACCGTGACCTCGGCGCTGAATGCCATCGCCCACGCCGCCGAAGCGCTTTATGCACAGAACCGTACGGACCGCAGCGACGCATTGGCGGTCGAGGGCATGCGACACTTCGCCGAAGGCCTGCCGATGGTCCTGGACAACCCCGCCGACACTGTGGCCCGGGAAAGGACGTTGCGCGGGGCCTATGCCTGCGGCGCCGTTCTGGGACAGGTCGGGATGGCGCTGCATCACAAGCTGTGTCACACGCTGGGCGGCAGTCTTGACCTGCCGCACGCGGACACACATGCGATCATCCTGCCGCATGCGATCCACTACAATGCGCAAGCCGTTCCCGGGTTGCTGGCCCCTGTCACCGACATTTTCGGCGCACCCGCACCCGGTCCCGCGCTGCATGCCTTCGCGACGCGCATGAACGCCCCTCTTGCGCTGCGCGATCTGGGCGTGCGCGCAGCCGATCTTGACCGCGCAGCAGACCTTGCCACGCAAAAACCATACCCGAACCCCGCCCCAGTGACGCGGGACGGAATACGCACATTGCTGCAGGCCGCCTGGGAAGGCACGCCGCCACAGCGCTAA
- a CDS encoding LysR family transcriptional regulator, with protein MQLDPNHLVMLAAVVDEGGLTPGAHALGKSQPSLSRTLAALEARLGQPLFEKGRRPLVPTELGAALAMQGRIIRQASGEAATQADLYIGGKTGAVRVAGTPVFMDAVIATMIAGFQQAHPNVRIDQSYGYAETLIRDVESGALDLAICPLPPGDLPDPIQFEEILQGRNVIACRMGHPLARKRALRLEDIATYPWIAPPTNSPLYQDLRAILHEIEVEDVKVSFSGGSISAVRTVLEGSDSLTILPYSVLFMMRQQKALTALDIRIHHAPRNLGIISPRDRPVRPAVRRFHRHIASEFKALARSISHAQQNSLWRV; from the coding sequence ATGCAACTGGACCCCAATCACCTTGTGATGCTGGCCGCTGTCGTGGATGAGGGCGGTCTGACCCCCGGCGCACATGCCCTGGGCAAGTCGCAACCGTCCCTGTCGCGGACGCTTGCCGCCCTTGAGGCGCGGTTGGGCCAGCCGCTGTTCGAAAAGGGCCGCCGCCCGCTTGTTCCGACCGAGCTTGGGGCTGCGTTGGCGATGCAGGGCCGCATCATCCGGCAGGCCAGTGGCGAAGCGGCGACACAGGCCGATCTGTATATCGGCGGCAAGACGGGCGCGGTGCGCGTCGCGGGCACACCGGTGTTCATGGACGCGGTCATTGCCACCATGATCGCCGGGTTCCAGCAGGCGCATCCGAATGTGCGGATCGACCAAAGCTATGGCTATGCCGAGACGTTGATACGGGATGTGGAAAGCGGTGCCCTTGATCTGGCCATCTGCCCCCTGCCCCCGGGCGACTTGCCCGATCCGATCCAGTTCGAAGAGATCCTGCAGGGCCGCAATGTCATTGCCTGCCGCATGGGTCATCCGCTTGCCCGCAAACGCGCGCTGCGGCTCGAAGACATTGCGACCTATCCCTGGATCGCGCCACCCACCAACAGCCCGCTGTACCAGGACCTGCGCGCCATCCTGCACGAGATCGAGGTCGAAGACGTCAAGGTCAGCTTTTCCGGCGGCTCGATCAGCGCGGTGCGCACTGTGCTGGAAGGGTCGGACAGCCTGACGATCCTGCCCTATTCCGTGTTGTTCATGATGCGGCAACAAAAGGCGCTGACTGCGCTGGACATCCGCATTCACCATGCGCCGCGCAACCTTGGGATCATCAGCCCGCGCGACCGGCCGGTGCGCCCTGCGGTCCGCCGGTTTCACCGTCACATCGCGTCAGAATTCAAGGCGCTGGCGCGGTCCATCTCCCACGCGCAGCAGAACTCTCTGTGGCGCGTCTGA
- a CDS encoding DUF3307 domain-containing protein produces MFLLQAKHLFADFYLQTQRMLANRGQYLHVGRLQHAGLHAVGSLVAMVLVGVPVPLAFGVAIAEWVVHFHIDWGKGRWSEHTGHGPAQAGFWRAFGLDQALHQWTYLVMVWAVLPA; encoded by the coding sequence TTGTTTTTGCTGCAGGCAAAGCATCTGTTTGCCGATTTCTATCTGCAAACGCAGCGCATGCTGGCCAATCGCGGCCAGTATCTGCATGTCGGGCGCTTGCAGCATGCCGGCCTGCACGCCGTGGGTTCGCTTGTTGCGATGGTGCTTGTGGGGGTGCCGGTGCCGCTGGCCTTTGGCGTCGCGATTGCGGAATGGGTGGTTCACTTTCACATTGACTGGGGCAAGGGGCGGTGGTCCGAACATACCGGTCACGGCCCGGCCCAGGCCGGGTTCTGGCGCGCATTCGGTCTGGATCAGGCGCTGCACCAATGGACCTATCTTGTCATGGTGTGGGCCGTCCTGCCTGCCTGA
- a CDS encoding ABC transporter transmembrane domain-containing protein has protein sequence MLLVVTLTLFPLLYLTLELPKQIINDAIGSGSPTISAYGYEFDQVTYLMMLCGAFLVAVLCHGLLKMRINTMKGVLAERLLRRFRYTLIARILRFPQPYFERTSQGELVSMVTAESEPMGGLMGDAVAQPVLQAGQMLTILGFLFFQSVAFGFAAIALIPLQAWLIPKLQRQINQLNKKRVVQVRALAAEIGEGAAGAGTLRVNGGWRFRMAMIGNRLGNLFAIRFQIYQKKFFMKFLNNFITQLTPFFFFSIGGYLVIQGDVTIGALVAALAAYKDLSSPWKELLAYYNQTADMSLRWETITERFAPSGMIDDDLFYAPAPAAPRLNGDIVLDQVTVRDGDGNAVLEDITLSVPAGTTLGITAPNDEDRRALAEVLTRETLPTSGTVTLAGHDIKSLHQATIAQRIGHANSRPIMFQGSYGQNVMMPMRLAPLAAAAETDFSREAVRAGNTADMLDAQWLDPSIAGVKAKEDLRAWWYALIEGSGSGAALTRRTMDQTFDADAHPELAQALIDLRPEVAAAVQAAGLDRFVHRFDPETYNPALPIAENLLFATPRIALTPDVIEARLDFLRLLHDLSLASNLENLARNILEMLRQIFGPNGTDHPLFRRVGLETEIYNSALELVDRKPAGSEITDTELSLLLSVPTNVTAEQVAAAFPDDVRNRVLSMRTEHGATLRAQMEDVFVPIAPDAHVHGVSVLENALYGKVSDGAGARADDLRRIVVEVLTDAGVNQLVLELVFDVPIALGGANLPALFAEPLSISRATIKRPDILILDEPMFSYGDDTRAGLIKNLRALLPEATLIVLSTAFEEEDAFDAHVEVVQGRLQGAEGARSEAGSDASADLARKVEALRQAPMFSGLKRKQLRLLAFGARWYTADPGEYVFHKNDDPTDGAYIVTDGEADLLLPSDGAEDTVIATVGAGALVGELGLIRSEPRALDMRAKTALTCLRIGEEEFMAVVENDAATAFRLLQVVAGYVKT, from the coding sequence ATCTTGCTGGTCGTCACCCTGACGCTGTTTCCGCTTCTGTATCTGACGCTGGAATTGCCAAAACAGATCATCAACGATGCCATCGGCTCCGGCTCTCCGACGATTTCGGCCTATGGGTATGAGTTTGATCAGGTCACCTACCTGATGATGCTGTGCGGGGCCTTTCTGGTGGCGGTGCTGTGTCACGGCCTTCTCAAGATGCGGATCAACACAATGAAGGGTGTGCTGGCAGAACGGCTGCTGCGCCGCTTCCGTTACACCCTGATCGCGCGCATCCTGCGCTTTCCGCAACCCTATTTCGAACGCACCAGCCAGGGCGAGCTGGTCAGCATGGTCACCGCCGAAAGCGAACCGATGGGCGGGCTGATGGGCGACGCGGTGGCGCAGCCCGTGCTGCAGGCAGGCCAGATGCTGACCATTCTGGGCTTTCTGTTCTTTCAGTCGGTGGCCTTCGGCTTTGCCGCCATTGCCCTGATCCCGTTGCAGGCGTGGCTGATCCCCAAGCTGCAACGCCAGATCAACCAGCTGAACAAGAAACGCGTGGTCCAGGTGCGTGCCCTGGCGGCGGAGATCGGCGAAGGCGCGGCCGGGGCCGGCACCTTGCGCGTAAATGGGGGCTGGCGATTTCGCATGGCCATGATCGGAAACCGGCTGGGCAACCTTTTTGCCATCCGTTTCCAGATCTACCAGAAAAAGTTCTTCATGAAGTTCCTCAACAACTTCATCACGCAACTGACCCCGTTCTTCTTCTTTTCCATCGGTGGCTACCTTGTCATTCAGGGCGATGTGACCATCGGTGCGCTTGTGGCGGCCCTTGCCGCCTACAAGGATCTGTCGAGCCCGTGGAAAGAGCTGCTGGCCTATTACAACCAGACCGCGGACATGTCGTTGCGCTGGGAAACCATCACGGAACGCTTTGCCCCGTCCGGCATGATCGATGACGACCTGTTCTATGCGCCAGCCCCCGCCGCGCCCCGGTTGAACGGCGACATCGTGCTGGACCAGGTGACGGTCCGCGACGGCGACGGCAATGCCGTGCTTGAGGACATCACCCTGTCTGTCCCCGCGGGGACAACCCTGGGCATCACTGCCCCTAATGACGAAGACCGCCGGGCCCTGGCCGAGGTGCTGACGCGCGAAACGCTGCCGACAAGCGGAACGGTCACGCTGGCCGGGCACGACATCAAGTCGCTGCACCAGGCCACGATTGCCCAACGGATCGGCCACGCCAATTCCAGGCCCATCATGTTTCAGGGCAGTTATGGCCAGAACGTCATGATGCCGATGCGACTGGCCCCGCTGGCGGCCGCCGCGGAAACCGATTTCAGCCGCGAAGCGGTCCGCGCAGGCAACACCGCCGACATGCTGGACGCCCAGTGGCTGGACCCGTCCATCGCAGGTGTCAAAGCCAAGGAAGACCTGCGGGCATGGTGGTACGCCCTGATCGAAGGCAGTGGCAGCGGTGCCGCGTTGACGCGCCGGACCATGGACCAGACCTTTGACGCCGACGCGCATCCCGAATTGGCGCAGGCCCTGATCGACCTGCGCCCCGAGGTGGCGGCTGCTGTGCAGGCCGCTGGGCTGGACCGGTTCGTGCACCGTTTCGACCCCGAGACCTACAACCCGGCGCTGCCCATTGCCGAGAACCTGTTGTTTGCCACGCCCCGCATCGCCCTGACGCCGGACGTGATCGAGGCCCGGCTCGACTTCCTGCGCCTGTTGCATGACCTGTCGCTGGCCTCGAACCTGGAGAACCTGGCGCGCAATATCCTGGAAATGCTGCGCCAGATCTTTGGACCCAACGGAACCGATCACCCCCTGTTCCGCCGCGTCGGGCTGGAGACCGAGATTTACAACAGCGCGCTTGAATTGGTGGACCGCAAACCCGCCGGGTCCGAGATCACGGATACGGAACTGTCCCTGTTGCTGAGCGTGCCCACGAATGTGACAGCCGAACAGGTGGCCGCCGCATTCCCGGACGACGTGCGGAACCGTGTGCTGAGCATGCGCACCGAACATGGCGCGACCCTGCGTGCGCAGATGGAGGACGTGTTTGTGCCCATCGCCCCCGACGCCCATGTGCATGGGGTGTCGGTGCTTGAAAACGCGCTGTACGGAAAGGTGTCGGACGGTGCAGGTGCACGGGCGGATGATCTGCGCCGCATCGTCGTGGAGGTGCTGACGGATGCGGGCGTGAACCAGCTGGTGCTGGAACTGGTGTTTGACGTGCCCATCGCCCTGGGCGGCGCCAATCTGCCTGCATTGTTTGCCGAACCCCTGTCGATCAGCCGGGCCACAATCAAACGGCCCGATATCCTGATCCTGGACGAACCGATGTTCAGCTACGGCGACGACACCCGCGCCGGGTTGATCAAGAACCTGCGTGCCCTGCTGCCCGAGGCGACATTGATTGTCCTGAGCACGGCGTTTGAAGAGGAAGACGCCTTTGACGCTCATGTCGAGGTTGTCCAGGGCCGTCTGCAAGGTGCCGAGGGCGCGCGGAGCGAGGCGGGCAGCGATGCAAGCGCCGACCTGGCGCGCAAGGTCGAAGCACTGCGGCAGGCGCCGATGTTCTCCGGGCTGAAACGCAAGCAACTGCGCCTTCTGGCCTTTGGCGCGCGCTGGTACACGGCCGATCCCGGCGAATATGTCTTTCACAAGAACGATGACCCGACCGATGGTGCCTACATAGTCACCGACGGAGAGGCCGATCTGCTGTTGCCCAGTGACGGTGCCGAAGACACCGTGATCGCCACTGTGGGGGCCGGCGCCCTGGTGGGTGAGCTGGGGCTGATCCGCAGCGAACCCCGCGCGCTTGATATGCGCGCCAAGACGGCCCTGACCTGCCTGCGGATCGGGGAAGAGGAGTTCATGGCCGTGGTCGAAAACGATGCGGCAACCGCGTTCCGCCTTTTGCAGGTTGTGGCGGGGTACGTGAAAACCTGA
- a CDS encoding BamA/TamA family outer membrane protein, with amino-acid sequence MLGISGGAWALTVDVRAPDAITEDIRTASLSAALLNEDGPVRPIDVISAAQADYARLIALLYDQGYFGPTISITVDGREAASLSPVSAPAAVNTVVVTVDPGKVFTFGTVAVRPTAPGTDPTPEAQPGETANVTALRTATANGIEGWRQQGHAKAAVDSQQITANHPAGTLSADIRLAPGPRLRLGRMSIEGDSAVREKRIREIAGWPSGEVFDPDTLDKVEKRLRRTGTFASASLSEAETANPDGTLDVDLQITDQLPRRYSFGAEYGTTDGFSVSALWLHRNIFGGAERLQIEGEIKGVGGDTEGVDFRLGAQISRPATWRTDLEAVLLAEIEQRDDPNLFARTGRLEFSTIYFASEDREYSYGVGLQRAKTRDDLGERDYTILTFPFTAKFDRRDNSLNATSGYFAQAGIRPFVNLEGTSDGVVTTLDLRTYRKLGDRIVLAARGLFGSVAGPSIEEAPADFLFFSGGSGTVRGQDYQSLGVELSPGVTIGGRSFVGLSGEMRVKTGERLSVVGFYDAGYVGSESFFDGSGEWHTGFGAGVRYDTGIGPIRFDVGLPGSGPGDSSGVEIYIGIGQAF; translated from the coding sequence ATGCTTGGCATATCCGGGGGGGCGTGGGCCCTGACGGTGGACGTGCGCGCGCCCGACGCGATAACCGAGGATATCCGCACCGCATCACTCAGCGCCGCATTGCTGAACGAGGACGGCCCCGTCCGGCCCATTGATGTGATCAGCGCCGCGCAGGCCGACTATGCCCGTCTGATCGCGCTGCTTTATGATCAGGGGTATTTCGGCCCCACCATTTCGATCACCGTCGACGGACGCGAAGCGGCAAGCCTGTCGCCCGTGTCCGCGCCCGCCGCCGTGAACACGGTGGTCGTCACGGTCGATCCCGGCAAGGTGTTCACCTTTGGCACCGTAGCCGTGCGGCCCACGGCCCCCGGCACAGACCCCACACCCGAGGCCCAGCCGGGTGAAACCGCCAATGTCACGGCTTTGCGCACCGCCACCGCGAACGGGATCGAGGGATGGCGCCAGCAAGGTCACGCCAAGGCGGCCGTGGACAGCCAGCAGATCACCGCGAACCACCCTGCGGGGACGTTGAGCGCCGATATCCGCCTGGCGCCCGGTCCGCGCCTGCGTCTGGGCAGGATGAGCATCGAAGGCGACAGTGCCGTGCGCGAAAAGCGCATCCGCGAGATCGCAGGCTGGCCCAGCGGCGAGGTGTTCGACCCCGACACGCTCGACAAGGTCGAAAAACGTCTGCGCCGCACCGGCACCTTTGCCAGCGCCAGCCTGTCCGAGGCGGAAACCGCCAATCCGGACGGCACGCTTGACGTGGATTTGCAGATCACCGACCAGTTGCCGCGCCGCTACAGCTTTGGCGCCGAATACGGCACCACCGACGGGTTCAGCGTCAGCGCGCTTTGGCTGCATCGCAACATCTTCGGCGGGGCCGAACGGCTTCAGATCGAGGGCGAGATCAAAGGCGTGGGCGGCGATACCGAAGGCGTGGACTTTCGCCTGGGTGCCCAGATTTCCCGCCCGGCCACGTGGCGCACGGACCTTGAGGCGGTCCTTTTGGCCGAGATCGAGCAACGCGATGACCCGAACCTGTTTGCCCGCACCGGACGGCTTGAGTTCAGCACCATCTATTTTGCCAGCGAAGACCGTGAATACAGTTATGGCGTCGGGCTGCAACGTGCCAAGACACGCGATGATCTGGGGGAACGGGACTACACAATCCTGACCTTCCCCTTCACGGCCAAGTTCGACCGCCGGGATAACTCCCTGAACGCGACCTCCGGCTATTTTGCCCAAGCCGGTATACGGCCCTTCGTCAATCTCGAAGGGACGAGCGACGGTGTCGTGACCACGCTTGATCTGCGCACCTATCGGAAACTGGGCGACCGCATCGTGTTGGCCGCGCGTGGCCTGTTCGGGTCCGTGGCAGGGCCGTCCATCGAAGAGGCACCGGCCGATTTCCTGTTCTTTTCCGGCGGCAGCGGCACGGTGCGCGGGCAGGATTACCAATCGCTCGGCGTCGAACTCAGCCCCGGTGTGACCATCGGCGGGCGGTCCTTTGTGGGGCTTTCGGGGGAAATGCGCGTCAAAACCGGTGAACGGCTGTCGGTCGTGGGCTTCTACGACGCGGGCTATGTCGGATCCGAAAGTTTCTTTGACGGGTCGGGCGAATGGCACACGGGCTTTGGTGCGGGTGTCCGCTACGACACCGGCATTGGCCCCATCCGGTTTGACGTAGGTCTGCCCGGGTCCGGCCCCGGCGACAGTTCGGGCGTGGAAATCTACATCGGAATAGGACAGGCCTTTTGA